ACTGCTGCCTGCAATCGCGGGTCGGCAGATGTCCGCAGTATGCGTGAATGCTGCCTCATTCTTTTTCCGTCAAAACCAAAATAGCTTGAAAGCCGCTGAGCTGCTGAAATCGTCAGCTATCTGCGTCAAGACGGTTCGCGCCGAAATGATGGTCCGTCCGAAACGTTTCGGGTAGGGGGACGACGGGCTTTTTTCCTGAAATCTCGGCTATGAGGGCGTCGGCGATCAGATGGGCGATGCCAAAGGAAATCTTGAAGCCGCCGGTCGCAGCAAAGACATTTTCATGCCCAGGCAAACGGCCGACCAGGGGATCGCGCTTGTGGCAACGCGGCCGAATACCGGCCCAGTCGGAGAGGATCTTCCGCCCCTTGAGCGACGGACAGAATGCCGTCGCCCGTTGCAGCAGTTCGGTGGATCTGTCTGCTGACGGGAGATCGTCCTGAAACTCTCGATCAGACGTGCTGCCGATGGCAACGGTGCCATTGGCATGGGGAACGACATAGAGACCGTCGCAATAGATGGCAGACCGGTCTTCCAGGCCCTTTCCATCCAGAAGCAGAGCCTGCCCTTTTTCACCCCGTCCGACGCGCTCGCCGGTCAATCGCTCGATCAGGTCAAAGGCGGCAAAGCCGCCTGTGACGACAAGTGAACGAGCTCTTGCCACCGCCTGTCCATTGACATTCTCAACCCTTGAGCTTGTCGGATCGAAGCCGCTCACCTCGATGCCTTCCAGCAGGGTGCCATGTTGGCGGACAAAGGTGGCAAGAGAGGCAAGGTATTGCCGCGGAGAAATGCGGGCTGCCAGGGTCTCATAGACAATGCCATGGGGCGCGGCGGCCGCGTCCAGCCAGTCCGACCGGCTGCCTGCTGTCTCGACGACATAGGTGAAACCGGTTTCCTCCGACTTCCAGCGAATTTTGCTTTCCTCCGCCCGTTCCAGGTGGTGCTCAAGCTTGTCTGTCGTGGTCAGCGGCAGGATGCGGCCGCAGCGGGCATAGCCGCAGGTCTGTCCGGTCTCCGTTTCCAGCAGGCGGATACGCTCCTCCAGGCAGGAAAGGGCCTGGAACTGGAATTCCTTCTTGGGGTTCCAGCGGGCCGGCATGTGCGGCATCAGGGCGCCAAGGACACCGCCGCTTGATCCGGCCCCGACATGGGCCCGGTCGAACACAACTGTCTTCAGCCCCGCTTCGATCGCCGCACGTGCGATGGCCAGCCCGAAAATGCCGGCGCCGGCGATGGCAACGTCATAAGTGTCCGAGGCGGCAGGGGCCATGGCGAAAATCGTCCCAGAAAGTTGAATGTTCGGTCCGCGTCTCTTATGAGACCGCATGCAATACGGCAGGGCCTTGGAAGGACCTTGCCGGGAACCGCACCTTCTAGGCAGAACAGGGCAAGATGTCTACCAAAGCGCCGGATCTGGAGTGGTTGGAGGGCGATGTGCCGCGGGCCGGCGCCTTCGACGACACGTATTTTTCCAGGGCAGGAGGACTGGCGGAAACCCGCCATGTGTTTCTGGCCGGCAATCGCTTGCCTGAGCGTTTTACGGCGCGTGCACGTTTCACCATTGCCGAATTCGGCTTCGGCACGGGGCTCAATTTCCTGACAACGCTGGCCGCGCTGCGCCCCCTGGAAACCGCTCCGGCGCTGACTTTCCTGTCGTTCGAGATGTTTCCCATGTCGGTGGATCAGCTCGCCCGGGCCCTTTCTGCCTTTCCGGAGCTTGGCGATCTGGCGGAACAGCTCCTTGGGAACTGGGCACCGCAGCCTGGCTGGAATTGCCTGACCGTTGCAGACGCCCGGCTCCTTCTGGGCATCGGCGATGCCAGGGAACTGATCTCCTCCATCAACGCTGCGCACAAGGAGAATATCCTGCAGGCGCCGCCGCTTGATCCTGTCGACGCCTGGTATCTGGACGGTTTCAGCCCGTCGAAAAACCCGGAACTCTGGGACCTGGACCTTTTGAAGACCGCCGCTGCCCTGACCGCACCGGATGGCACGCTGGCCACCTATACAGCCGCCGGCTGGGTGCGCCGCAATCTGGAAGCCGCAGGGTTTGAAATTGAGAAAGTGCCGGGTTTTGCGGGCAAACGGGAAATGGTTGTCGGTGTGAAGACGCAGGTCTGACACCAGGCTTCGAACGATTTCTCAAACGGTTCGGGGCTCGCTTTTAAACACTCCCTGGAGCCAGGTTCGAAACTGTGTCATCGCGGCGCTTTCCTCGCGGGACTTCAACCAGGTTAGCCAGTAGCTGCCCGTCAAAACGCTGGCCTTGAAAGGCTGCACCAGCCGCGCGGACCGAAGATCGTTTTCGAACATGCAGACCGGCACCAGTGCAACACCTGCGCCTTGCGCGGCGGCTTCCGCCATGGTCAGGGAACTGTCGAACATCCAACCACGCGCCTGAGGCGGTGTCAGGGAGACACTCTGGAACCATCTCGACCATTCGTCCATCCGGTAACTGCGCAGCAGAGGTTCGCCAAGCAGATCCGCGTGTTTGTTCAGTCTGGCGGCTGTTTCCGGCGTGCAAACCGGTGAAAATGGTGCATCCATCAGGTGCAGGGCGTTGGTGCCGTGCCAGGCGCCGTCTCCGAAGCGGATGAAGCAATCCAGGCCGTCGGCAAGGATGTCGGCCCGGTTATTGTTGGTCTTCAGCCGCAAATCGATATGAGGGTGCGTGCGGGAGAAGTCGGGAACACGGGCAAGCAGCCAGCCGGTGGCGAATGTGCCGACGACGCCCAGTGTCAGCACTTCCTGATAGTTGCCATCTTCGATACGGCTGAGCGCCGCCCGCATTCGCTGAAAGGCATCCGTCAGCACCGGGAGCAGGGCCTGGCCCTCGTCGGTCAGGGCGACGCCGCGCGGAAGGCGTTCGAACAACGTGATGCCGAGCAGGTCTTCCAGCGCTTTTACCTGGTGGCTGATTGCGGTTTGTGAAACGTGCAGCTCGAGCCCGGCGCGGGTGAAGCTTGTCAGCCGGGCGGAGGCCTCAAAGGCGCGAAGCGCGTTGAGCGGCAGCTGGGAAACATCCATGGAACCCTCAAGATGACCAAGTTTCTCTCATGTCAGACCGGAGTAATCATCATTTGCGTAATATCTATGGCAACGGCACGTTGACCCTGCTTCTGCGACCGCCCCGGGGGGCAACCGGGCGACAGCAGATCTGACCAAACCAGGAGAGACGATTCCTATGTTGCGATTGACCCGAACCGTTGCCCTTGCAAGTGCCGTCCTTGCCGGACTGTCCCTGTCGATACCCTTTGAGGCTGTCAGGGCGGCCGACTTCGTTGCAACGCCCCTGGCATCTGTTGTGCTCGATGCCGAAAAACGTCTGTCTGCCCGCGTTGGTGTTTCCGTGATCGATCTTGAAACGGGCACCAGGTGGCAGAACCGGGCGGACGAGAGGTTCCCGACCAACAGCA
This genomic interval from Labrenzia sp. VG12 contains the following:
- a CDS encoding FAD-binding oxidoreductase produces the protein MAPAASDTYDVAIAGAGIFGLAIARAAIEAGLKTVVFDRAHVGAGSSGGVLGALMPHMPARWNPKKEFQFQALSCLEERIRLLETETGQTCGYARCGRILPLTTTDKLEHHLERAEESKIRWKSEETGFTYVVETAGSRSDWLDAAAAPHGIVYETLAARISPRQYLASLATFVRQHGTLLEGIEVSGFDPTSSRVENVNGQAVARARSLVVTGGFAAFDLIERLTGERVGRGEKGQALLLDGKGLEDRSAIYCDGLYVVPHANGTVAIGSTSDREFQDDLPSADRSTELLQRATAFCPSLKGRKILSDWAGIRPRCHKRDPLVGRLPGHENVFAATGGFKISFGIAHLIADALIAEISGKKPVVPLPETFRTDHHFGANRLDADS
- the mnmD gene encoding tRNA (5-methylaminomethyl-2-thiouridine)(34)-methyltransferase MnmD, whose amino-acid sequence is MSTKAPDLEWLEGDVPRAGAFDDTYFSRAGGLAETRHVFLAGNRLPERFTARARFTIAEFGFGTGLNFLTTLAALRPLETAPALTFLSFEMFPMSVDQLARALSAFPELGDLAEQLLGNWAPQPGWNCLTVADARLLLGIGDARELISSINAAHKENILQAPPLDPVDAWYLDGFSPSKNPELWDLDLLKTAAALTAPDGTLATYTAAGWVRRNLEAAGFEIEKVPGFAGKREMVVGVKTQV
- a CDS encoding LysR family transcriptional regulator; this translates as MDVSQLPLNALRAFEASARLTSFTRAGLELHVSQTAISHQVKALEDLLGITLFERLPRGVALTDEGQALLPVLTDAFQRMRAALSRIEDGNYQEVLTLGVVGTFATGWLLARVPDFSRTHPHIDLRLKTNNNRADILADGLDCFIRFGDGAWHGTNALHLMDAPFSPVCTPETAARLNKHADLLGEPLLRSYRMDEWSRWFQSVSLTPPQARGWMFDSSLTMAEAAAQGAGVALVPVCMFENDLRSARLVQPFKASVLTGSYWLTWLKSREESAAMTQFRTWLQGVFKSEPRTV